The proteins below are encoded in one region of Candidatus Moraniibacteriota bacterium:
- the ftsA gene encoding cell division protein FtsA — translation MSRGRYFVGLDIGSAEIRAVIAQEVSLDEPLRVIGVGEAPSFGMRRGVVADTDSVAKACNVALEQAERMAGHSIENLVVSVGGTEILCQDVLGVIAVGRPDGEVMDDDISRVLDEAQARATLSLNREIIDIIPKDYRLDDQKNIKNPLSMKGVRLEMNALLISGSTAHLKNIARSLDQIDVQAESFVVEPLAAAEATLSSKQKELGTVLINIGGNTTSLAVFEDGDLLHLAVLPIGSSHITNDIAIGLRTSIEVAEAVKRKYGSASPEEIPKKDEVDLSIFDSQEDVLVSRHHIAEIIEARLEEIFSFVNGELKKIEREGLLPGGAVLCGGGVLLPGTVELAKNILRLPVQIGYPKALGGILDQVDTPQFATVIGLLLLAETNATRKNGVYSAGGKIAGLVPEGVYDTIKQIHQWLKQFLP, via the coding sequence ATGTCGCGTGGTCGTTATTTTGTAGGATTGGATATTGGTTCCGCAGAGATCCGAGCAGTGATTGCTCAGGAAGTTTCTCTTGATGAACCACTTCGAGTGATTGGTGTTGGAGAAGCACCTTCTTTCGGTATGCGTCGCGGTGTCGTGGCAGATACCGATAGTGTTGCCAAAGCGTGCAATGTCGCACTCGAGCAGGCCGAACGGATGGCTGGACATTCTATCGAAAATCTTGTTGTGAGTGTTGGTGGAACAGAGATCCTCTGTCAGGATGTTCTTGGTGTGATTGCTGTAGGTCGCCCAGATGGAGAGGTTATGGATGATGATATTTCCCGTGTCCTCGATGAAGCGCAAGCACGAGCGACACTTTCTCTCAATCGTGAAATAATTGATATTATTCCGAAGGACTATCGATTGGATGATCAAAAAAATATCAAAAATCCTCTCAGCATGAAAGGTGTACGGCTCGAAATGAATGCCCTTCTTATCAGCGGTAGTACGGCTCATTTGAAAAATATTGCGCGCAGTCTTGATCAAATAGATGTTCAAGCAGAAAGTTTTGTTGTTGAACCGTTAGCAGCAGCTGAAGCAACGCTTTCGTCCAAACAGAAAGAGTTAGGCACAGTCCTTATTAATATTGGAGGGAATACGACTTCACTCGCTGTTTTCGAAGACGGAGACCTTCTCCATCTCGCTGTATTGCCTATCGGTAGCAGTCATATCACCAACGATATTGCTATCGGTCTCCGAACGTCTATTGAAGTTGCGGAAGCAGTCAAAAGAAAATATGGTAGTGCTTCACCCGAAGAGATACCCAAGAAAGACGAAGTCGATCTCAGTATTTTTGATTCTCAGGAAGATGTATTGGTTTCTCGTCATCATATAGCTGAGATTATTGAAGCCCGACTCGAAGAAATTTTTTCATTCGTCAATGGAGAATTGAAAAAAATAGAACGTGAAGGATTGCTTCCTGGTGGAGCAGTGCTCTGTGGCGGAGGAGTGCTCCTCCCTGGAACAGTAGAACTTGCCAAGAATATTCTGCGCCTTCCTGTGCAAATCGGTTACCCGAAAGCTCTTGGAGGTATTCTTGATCAGGTGGATACACCTCAATTTGCCACAGTTATCGGACTTCTTCTTCTCGCAGAGACCAATGCAACTCGTAAAAACGGCGTCTATTCTGCTGGAGGAAAAATAGCGGGCTTGGTTCCTGAGGGTGTTTATGATACAATAAAACAAATACATCAATGGTTGAAACAGTTTCTCCCATAA
- a CDS encoding MBL fold metallo-hydrolase yields MSKKILLSSLVLLFFIACILYAGRTWWDGYREETFVTFLSVGEGDALLISQGSNQVVIDGGRKSKDLLARLGRYLPFWDRTIEVVIATHPDADHVGGFPGLFSTYHINHFLSTGAESETEVFTLLKQSLEKYHIDTLKVSRGTTLQLPIDGLLSIEYPETTLPETMAETNKGSIVARFTYGETSMLFTGDLPSEEMFLPDIGHIDILKVSHHGSRYSTSEVFLDQFTPKEAVISVGKNSYGHPSSEVLHRLKKRNIRIHRTDEEGDIQYVCTRALQKCILP; encoded by the coding sequence ATGTCGAAAAAAATACTTCTGAGTAGTCTGGTGCTGTTATTCTTCATTGCTTGTATTTTGTATGCAGGAAGAACATGGTGGGACGGATATCGTGAAGAGACATTCGTCACATTCCTCTCTGTCGGAGAGGGCGATGCACTTCTCATTTCTCAAGGATCGAATCAAGTCGTGATTGACGGCGGTCGAAAGAGTAAAGACCTCCTTGCTCGTCTCGGACGATATCTTCCATTCTGGGACCGGACTATTGAAGTCGTCATCGCGACGCATCCTGACGCAGATCATGTCGGCGGTTTTCCAGGATTGTTTTCGACATACCATATCAATCATTTTCTTTCTACAGGAGCCGAGAGTGAGACAGAGGTATTCACCCTTCTCAAGCAATCACTGGAGAAATATCACATCGATACTCTCAAAGTATCTCGAGGAACGACACTACAGCTTCCGATAGATGGACTCCTCTCGATCGAATATCCCGAGACAACACTCCCTGAGACAATGGCAGAGACCAACAAGGGGAGTATTGTCGCACGGTTCACGTATGGAGAGACATCGATGCTTTTCACTGGTGATCTCCCGAGTGAAGAAATGTTTCTTCCTGATATCGGACACATCGATATTCTGAAAGTATCCCATCACGGCTCACGCTACTCGACGAGTGAAGTGTTCCTTGATCAGTTCACACCGAAAGAAGCGGTGATTTCTGTTGGCAAGAATAGCTATGGTCATCCGAGTTCCGAAGTTCTCCATCGTCTCAAAAAACGAAATATCCGTATCCATCGCACCGACGAGGAGGGTGATATCCAGTATGTCTGCACGAGAGCACTGCAGAAATGTATCTTGCCTTGA
- a CDS encoding GatB/YqeY domain-containing protein has translation MTLYETIGMHLKEAMKSGDVLRRDTLRLLQSALKNVAIEKRVTPDTFSDSEVEEVLKRLVKQRRDSIAQYRAGNREDLALQEESELNLLSAYLPEAMGAEDLRVLVTTLLKEANITAKSQMGQAMGIAVKGVAGRASGDDIRKIVESLLI, from the coding sequence ATGACACTCTACGAAACCATAGGAATGCATCTCAAAGAAGCGATGAAATCTGGTGATGTGCTTAGGCGTGATACACTTCGGCTTCTACAAAGCGCACTGAAAAATGTTGCTATTGAAAAACGTGTTACCCCTGATACATTTTCTGACAGTGAAGTAGAAGAAGTTCTCAAACGTCTTGTGAAACAACGGAGAGACAGTATTGCTCAATATCGTGCTGGTAATCGGGAGGATCTAGCCCTTCAAGAAGAATCTGAGCTGAATCTCCTCTCCGCATATCTCCCTGAGGCCATGGGAGCAGAAGATCTCCGTGTTTTGGTCACGACACTCCTCAAAGAAGCAAATATCACTGCCAAATCACAGATGGGACAAGCGATGGGGATAGCCGTAAAAGGAGTCGCTGGTCGTGCATCTGGTGATGACATTCGCAAAATTGTTGAAAGTCTTTTGATATAG
- a CDS encoding 30S ribosomal protein S21 has translation MIQVKKKEKETAESLIRRFSRRVQQSGVLRQVRKIRFHQPEQSRVKRRDEALYKVKIRKEINRLKKLGKFDEDALRDIKKKM, from the coding sequence ATGATTCAAGTGAAGAAAAAAGAGAAAGAAACTGCTGAAAGTCTTATTCGGCGTTTTTCTCGTCGTGTCCAGCAGAGTGGAGTGCTCAGGCAGGTTCGCAAAATACGATTTCATCAACCAGAACAGAGTCGCGTCAAACGTCGTGACGAAGCTCTCTACAAAGTGAAGATTCGCAAGGAAATCAATCGTCTCAAAAAATTAGGGAAATTTGATGAAGACGCTCTGCGTGATATCAAGAAAAAAATGTAA
- a CDS encoding histidine triad nucleotide-binding protein produces MNDNIFLKIIRKEVPTTFIYEDDEVLAFPDIHPIAPVHILIIPKKPIVSIASMEPVDVSIVGKMFLVAKKIAEDLNISEKGYKLLIRVGRDGGQEVPHLHLHLLGGARLAENIHAVDSVMV; encoded by the coding sequence ATGAATGATAATATTTTTCTCAAAATTATTCGTAAAGAAGTTCCGACAACTTTCATCTATGAAGATGATGAAGTATTGGCCTTTCCGGATATTCATCCTATCGCTCCTGTCCATATTTTGATCATCCCTAAGAAACCAATTGTGAGTATTGCTTCGATGGAGCCTGTCGATGTGTCGATTGTTGGGAAAATGTTTCTCGTAGCCAAGAAAATCGCAGAGGACTTGAATATTTCTGAAAAAGGGTATAAGCTTCTTATTCGAGTGGGACGTGATGGAGGACAAGAGGTCCCTCATCTCCATCTCCATCTTTTGGGGGGAGCTCGATTGGCAGAAAATATTCATGCAGTGGATAGTGTAATGGTATAA
- a CDS encoding DUF167 domain-containing protein, translated as MSKISVKVIPRASKNDIECVGDGEYRVRLTAPPVDEKANHLLIKLLSKHFGVAPSLIRIVSGENSRQKIIEIS; from the coding sequence ATGTCAAAAATCTCTGTAAAAGTTATTCCTCGAGCGTCAAAGAATGATATAGAATGTGTGGGAGACGGGGAATATCGTGTTCGTCTGACTGCACCACCGGTCGATGAGAAAGCGAATCATCTCTTGATCAAGCTCTTGTCAAAACATTTTGGTGTTGCACCAAGTCTGATACGGATTGTCTCTGGAGAAAATAGTCGTCAGAAGATTATTGAAATTTCATAG
- the hisS gene encoding histidine--tRNA ligase: protein MLKKKAVTGKPSQALKKESEKKGIKKVTKKNVGVKKTSAGKKVEEKILLQSLRGMRDILPEDQPYWERVRRILTHASQEYGFQRIDTPLVEFENLFTRLIGTNTDIVEKEMYTFTTRGGDKVALRPEFTAGIARAYIQHGMNILPKPVKLFSVGPVYRYDRPQEGRYREFWQGNFELYGENDPILDAQTLQLAYRVVQQLGLKNIEFQVNSIGVPESRREYEKALVRYLEAQRSKLCQNCRERLTTSPMRILDCKEDKCIQLTSQAPQSLDYLDEESRDHFKRLLEYLDELELPYTINTRLVRGLDYYTKTVFEIWSGDKDGKKYSLGGGGRYDRLIKTMGGEDTPAIGFGLGLDRIILEMKRTQVKPYQEPKAKVFLAQLGEMAKKKSLKLFSELEKNSILIAESFGRGSLKSQMRVANRLDAEVTVIIGQKEALDDTAIVKDMVSGTQETVTHERLADAVKKILKANQDLKV, encoded by the coding sequence ATGTTGAAGAAAAAAGCGGTTACTGGCAAACCTTCTCAGGCATTGAAGAAAGAGAGCGAAAAGAAAGGAATAAAAAAAGTTACCAAAAAGAATGTTGGAGTAAAGAAAACGAGTGCTGGGAAAAAAGTTGAGGAAAAAATTCTTCTTCAATCTCTTCGTGGTATGCGTGATATTTTGCCTGAAGATCAGCCATATTGGGAGCGTGTACGACGAATACTCACCCACGCATCGCAGGAGTATGGATTTCAGCGTATCGATACACCGTTGGTAGAATTTGAAAACTTATTCACGAGACTGATCGGTACGAATACAGATATTGTCGAAAAAGAAATGTACACATTCACGACTCGTGGAGGTGACAAAGTAGCATTGCGTCCAGAGTTTACAGCGGGTATTGCTCGAGCATATATCCAGCACGGTATGAATATTCTGCCAAAACCAGTGAAACTCTTTTCGGTTGGCCCAGTGTATCGGTATGATCGTCCTCAAGAAGGTCGTTATCGAGAGTTTTGGCAGGGAAACTTCGAATTGTATGGTGAGAATGATCCGATACTTGATGCCCAGACACTCCAACTCGCATATCGCGTTGTCCAACAATTGGGACTTAAAAACATAGAGTTTCAAGTGAATAGCATCGGTGTTCCAGAATCACGTCGTGAATATGAGAAGGCACTGGTAAGGTATCTGGAAGCACAGAGAAGTAAACTGTGTCAGAATTGTCGAGAACGATTGACGACGAGTCCGATGAGAATACTCGACTGCAAAGAGGACAAATGTATTCAACTCACTTCTCAGGCTCCTCAGTCTCTCGATTATCTTGATGAAGAATCGCGAGATCATTTCAAACGCTTACTCGAATATCTCGATGAACTCGAGCTTCCATATACTATCAATACTCGACTCGTGCGAGGATTGGATTATTATACGAAAACAGTTTTTGAAATCTGGTCAGGAGACAAGGATGGAAAGAAATATTCTCTTGGTGGTGGTGGACGCTATGATCGCTTGATCAAGACGATGGGAGGAGAAGACACCCCTGCAATCGGATTTGGTCTTGGTCTCGATCGCATTATCCTTGAGATGAAACGTACCCAGGTGAAGCCGTACCAGGAACCAAAAGCCAAGGTGTTTCTCGCTCAACTTGGTGAAATGGCCAAGAAGAAAAGTCTCAAGCTCTTTTCTGAGCTCGAAAAGAATAGTATTCTTATCGCGGAGAGTTTCGGAAGAGGAAGCTTGAAATCTCAGATGCGTGTCGCAAATCGTCTGGATGCAGAAGTGACCGTAATTATTGGCCAGAAAGAAGCGTTGGATGATACAGCTATTGTCAAAGATATGGTTTCAGGAACGCAAGAGACCGTCACCCATGAACGACTCGCTGATGCCGTCAAAAAAATTCTCAAAGCAAACCAAGATCTCAAGGTATAG
- a CDS encoding diacylglycerol kinase: MNRFSRSLLYAFKGISFALHHEKNFQTEILISSFVIIGMFLFPLSGMERSLIVLSMALVLTLELANTALERVMDILKPRIHPYARVIKDVMAGAVLLATLASIAIGLVIFSPYLIAFFSW; the protein is encoded by the coding sequence ATGAATCGATTTTCTCGAAGTCTCCTCTATGCTTTCAAGGGTATTTCTTTTGCTCTCCATCATGAAAAAAACTTTCAAACAGAAATACTGATAAGCTCTTTTGTGATAATAGGAATGTTTCTTTTTCCACTTTCTGGAATGGAACGTTCTCTCATTGTTTTATCAATGGCACTTGTGCTGACACTCGAACTTGCCAATACTGCACTGGAACGTGTAATGGATATCCTCAAACCGAGAATACATCCTTATGCACGAGTGATCAAAGATGTGATGGCAGGGGCGGTGCTCCTCGCAACACTCGCCTCTATTGCTATTGGTTTGGTGATTTTTTCTCCGTATCTCATCGCCTTTTTTTCGTGGTAG
- the nrdR gene encoding transcriptional regulator NrdR, with amino-acid sequence MYCPFCNHTETKVIDSRDTQEGRVVRRRRECEQCHARFSTYEEIEIFHLSIVKKDGRKEEYDRSKIEKGLRRAFEKRPLAEEKIEKILGEIEYALHEKHENEIPSREIGSLIMKKLKETDDVAYIRFISVYKSFGSAKSFRKALDTLE; translated from the coding sequence ATGTATTGTCCATTCTGTAATCATACTGAAACAAAAGTTATCGACTCTCGTGATACACAGGAGGGGCGAGTAGTGCGTCGTCGAAGGGAGTGTGAACAATGTCATGCTCGTTTCAGTACGTATGAGGAAATAGAAATATTTCATCTTTCGATTGTGAAAAAAGATGGTCGGAAGGAAGAATACGATCGGAGTAAAATCGAGAAAGGGTTACGGAGAGCTTTTGAAAAACGTCCTCTCGCAGAAGAAAAAATAGAAAAGATTCTCGGAGAAATCGAGTATGCTCTTCATGAGAAACATGAGAATGAGATTCCGAGTCGTGAGATAGGGAGTTTGATTATGAAAAAATTGAAAGAAACAGATGATGTCGCCTATATCCGATTTATTAGTGTGTATAAGTCTTTTGGCAGTGCCAAGAGTTTTCGCAAGGCCCTCGATACTTTGGAATAA
- a CDS encoding ComEC/Rec2 family competence protein, translating into MRKDQIFLLACLGYIGGVFLGSFFVSPQWILLCGIALWVGVCVAFPSRRSFLFIVPIFFFIAGTFLVERALDRYRGDDSVSQEIIGTVRVVSEPEEKTFFRQVIVRGIVCEQDDCPKEKILWQAPLSTDVSIGSRLTFSCLLERPENFDPAFDYRMFLAKNGIGYVCAHATISQSLPEDRHARMMRFFFLPKRAFERAIEQSLPQPEAGLALGLVIGGDNRLPENLKQAFVASGLSHITAISGYNIALIVQGLMLLGIGLGLWRRQALWFAVIGIILFIILVGAPSSAVRAGVMGVCALSGLFFGRLSRGLNMLFFAGGVMLIFQPLLLRYDIGFQLSFLATLALIFCTPIMQSFLPRIFFGKTFVEIAMMTFAVELFVVPIIAYQFHIFSPFALLMNVLILPLIPYTMALTSISALGFFLLPGLHIIPAGITYALLRTITSSVEYLSGIAGAVQSVSLSPLTLFLWYVVLFSGIVVGEKYFVHTYVEKNTSE; encoded by the coding sequence ATGAGAAAGGATCAAATTTTTCTTCTTGCGTGTTTAGGATATATAGGAGGAGTCTTTCTGGGCTCCTTTTTTGTTTCTCCACAGTGGATACTTTTGTGTGGTATCGCTTTGTGGGTAGGTGTTTGTGTCGCCTTTCCTTCTCGGAGAAGTTTCCTTTTTATTGTGCCGATATTTTTTTTCATTGCAGGGACGTTTTTGGTAGAACGAGCACTCGATCGATATCGAGGAGATGATTCTGTCTCACAGGAAATAATTGGCACAGTTCGTGTCGTCAGTGAACCAGAGGAGAAAACTTTTTTCAGACAAGTAATTGTCAGAGGTATCGTATGTGAACAGGATGATTGTCCAAAAGAGAAAATTTTGTGGCAAGCACCACTTTCGACCGATGTCAGCATCGGATCGAGACTGACATTTTCTTGTTTGCTCGAGCGACCCGAGAATTTTGATCCAGCATTCGACTACCGCATGTTTCTTGCGAAAAATGGTATTGGATACGTCTGTGCCCACGCGACCATATCGCAATCGTTACCCGAAGACAGACATGCTCGTATGATGCGTTTCTTCTTTCTCCCCAAGCGAGCGTTCGAGCGGGCGATAGAACAGAGTCTCCCTCAGCCAGAAGCTGGTCTCGCTCTCGGACTGGTTATAGGAGGGGACAATCGTTTGCCAGAAAACCTCAAGCAAGCATTTGTCGCGTCGGGACTCTCTCATATTACGGCGATTTCAGGATACAATATTGCACTTATCGTACAAGGACTGATGCTACTCGGTATCGGTCTTGGTCTCTGGCGTCGTCAGGCACTTTGGTTTGCTGTCATTGGTATTATACTTTTTATTATCCTAGTTGGTGCTCCATCATCAGCGGTGCGAGCGGGTGTGATGGGCGTTTGTGCTCTATCAGGACTCTTTTTTGGTCGATTGTCTCGCGGACTGAATATGCTTTTCTTTGCAGGAGGAGTGATGCTCATATTTCAGCCACTTCTTTTACGGTATGATATCGGGTTTCAGCTTTCTTTTCTCGCGACCCTCGCGCTTATTTTCTGTACACCGATCATGCAATCTTTTCTTCCTCGAATATTTTTTGGGAAAACTTTCGTGGAAATAGCGATGATGACGTTTGCTGTAGAACTTTTTGTGGTGCCGATCATTGCTTATCAATTCCATATTTTCTCTCCTTTTGCTCTTCTCATGAACGTACTTATTCTTCCGCTCATACCATACACAATGGCGCTCACTTCTATTTCTGCGTTAGGATTTTTCCTCTTGCCAGGACTCCATATTATTCCTGCAGGCATCACGTATGCACTGCTTCGAACGATCACTTCATCTGTCGAATATTTGAGTGGTATCGCTGGAGCAGTACAAAGCGTATCACTCTCTCCTCTCACGCTCTTTCTCTGGTATGTTGTACTGTTCTCTGGTATTGTCGTAGGAGAGAAATATTTTGTGCACACCTATGTCGAAAAAAATACTTCTGAGTAG
- the ybeY gene encoding rRNA maturation RNase YbeY codes for MHIILEYTNEVDNPLESDFFQTIASCTLAHPQFSFLSEKEITIGVTIVSREKIQSLNKQYRQHDSVTDVLSFGEYEGKSALSQNAEKQIFLGDIFLCADFIAHSAEEDEVTLEREMTYIFSHGILHLLGFDHEEEMFLIQEAVTDKLTGNKK; via the coding sequence ATGCATATTATTTTAGAATATACCAATGAAGTGGATAATCCTCTCGAGAGTGATTTTTTTCAGACGATTGCTTCTTGTACTCTCGCACACCCACAATTTTCTTTTTTGTCAGAGAAAGAAATAACCATCGGCGTAACGATCGTTTCTCGTGAAAAAATACAGTCTCTCAACAAACAATATCGACAGCATGACAGCGTGACAGATGTACTGTCCTTTGGTGAATATGAAGGAAAATCTGCATTGTCGCAGAACGCAGAGAAGCAGATTTTTCTCGGAGATATTTTCCTTTGCGCAGACTTTATTGCACACTCAGCAGAAGAAGATGAAGTGACATTGGAGCGTGAAATGACCTATATTTTTTCACACGGAATACTCCATCTGCTTGGATTTGATCATGAAGAAGAAATGTTTTTGATTCAAGAAGCGGTGACAGATAAGCTCACGGGAAACAAAAAATAA
- the lepB gene encoding signal peptidase I translates to MNDVVKKNPEEGEYLGIGELIFEMVKVFLLALVIIIPVRIFLFQPFFVQGSSMEPNFHDAEYLVVSEFGYKETAINLTDLINFSVRPFRSIDRQDVVVFRYPKNPEQFFIKRVIGLPGESVEIRQGKVILYTLDRPEGYVLDESAYLDANILTEDMKKTEVGTDAYFVMGDNRMFSYDSRALGPIKKDKIIGRVLLRAWPMDKLSLY, encoded by the coding sequence ATGAATGACGTTGTGAAAAAAAATCCAGAAGAAGGCGAATATCTCGGTATTGGTGAGCTTATTTTTGAAATGGTCAAAGTGTTTCTTTTGGCTCTTGTCATCATTATACCCGTTCGCATCTTTTTATTCCAGCCATTTTTCGTTCAAGGTTCCAGTATGGAGCCGAACTTCCATGATGCTGAGTATCTTGTTGTGAGTGAATTCGGATACAAAGAAACCGCTATCAATCTGACAGATCTCATCAATTTTTCTGTTCGTCCGTTTCGTTCAATCGATCGACAAGATGTTGTCGTGTTCCGTTACCCAAAGAATCCGGAGCAGTTTTTTATCAAGCGTGTTATCGGGCTACCAGGAGAATCGGTTGAGATTCGACAAGGAAAAGTGATTCTCTATACTCTTGATCGTCCAGAAGGATATGTGTTAGATGAGAGTGCTTATCTTGATGCAAATATACTGACTGAAGATATGAAGAAAACAGAAGTGGGTACCGATGCATATTTTGTGATGGGAGATAACAGAATGTTTAGTTACGATTCGCGTGCTCTCGGACCTATCAAAAAAGATAAAATAATTGGTCGTGTGCTTCTGCGAGCGTGGCCGATGGACAAACTTTCATTGTATTAA
- the ftsZ gene encoding cell division protein FtsZ, whose protein sequence is MAEIKPDIETFAKIKVVGVGGSGGNGITRMIDAKIKGVEFVAINTDAQALHNSKAQEKIHIGKNLTKGLGAGMNPEIGRQAAEENRDEIQEVLKGADMVFVTCGLGGGTGSGAAPIVAETAKELGALTVGVVTKPFAFEGSQRRTIAEEALANLKDRVDTLITIPNDKLLSIIDRKTTLINAFRIVDDVLRQGVQGISDLITKPGIVNVDFADVRAIMEDSGSALMGIGIASGDNRAVEAAKAAINSPLLELSIDGAKGVLFNISGSTDLTMLEINEAASIITENIDPNAKVIFGAVTDDQIRKGEIQITVVATGFDVVRMNESPIGLITNRSTTVTPPVTPSRHTFSQPTEEPEEKEQTEKVDQEGLDEIRFTNRKIEPAQMIIEEKIQPRNMSSHNGSKEFAQDEDLEIPAFIRRKMKK, encoded by the coding sequence ATGGCAGAGATCAAACCCGACATTGAGACATTCGCAAAGATAAAAGTTGTTGGTGTTGGAGGTTCTGGTGGTAATGGTATTACTCGAATGATCGATGCCAAAATTAAAGGCGTCGAGTTCGTCGCTATCAACACTGATGCTCAAGCTCTGCATAATTCCAAAGCACAGGAAAAAATTCACATTGGTAAAAATTTGACCAAGGGACTGGGAGCTGGAATGAATCCAGAAATCGGACGACAAGCTGCTGAAGAAAATCGTGATGAAATTCAGGAAGTGCTCAAAGGAGCGGATATGGTGTTTGTTACTTGTGGACTTGGAGGAGGCACTGGTTCTGGAGCTGCTCCTATTGTTGCTGAAACAGCCAAAGAGCTGGGAGCTCTGACAGTTGGTGTTGTTACAAAACCATTTGCTTTCGAAGGATCTCAACGCCGTACCATTGCCGAAGAAGCATTGGCCAATTTGAAAGATCGTGTTGATACGCTTATCACTATTCCGAATGATAAACTTCTTTCTATTATTGATCGCAAGACCACGCTCATCAACGCCTTTCGTATCGTCGATGATGTTCTCCGTCAGGGTGTGCAGGGTATTTCTGATTTGATTACCAAGCCAGGTATCGTCAATGTCGACTTTGCCGATGTGCGAGCGATTATGGAAGATAGCGGAAGTGCTCTTATGGGTATTGGTATTGCTTCCGGAGACAACCGTGCTGTCGAAGCTGCCAAGGCCGCTATCAACAGCCCTCTTCTCGAACTTTCTATCGATGGTGCCAAAGGGGTACTCTTCAATATTTCTGGTTCGACTGATCTTACGATGCTTGAAATCAATGAAGCAGCGAGTATCATCACAGAAAATATTGATCCAAATGCCAAGGTGATATTTGGAGCGGTCACCGATGATCAGATTCGTAAAGGTGAAATACAGATTACAGTGGTCGCAACAGGATTTGATGTGGTACGGATGAACGAATCACCTATCGGACTGATCACTAATCGATCAACAACAGTGACTCCTCCTGTTACTCCTTCGCGTCATACGTTTTCTCAACCGACAGAAGAACCAGAAGAAAAAGAACAAACAGAAAAAGTTGATCAAGAAGGATTAGATGAAATCCGTTTTACAAATAGGAAAATAGAACCGGCACAAATGATCATTGAAGAGAAGATCCAACCACGTAATATGTCTTCGCACAATGGATCCAAAGAATTTGCTCAGGATGAAGACTTAGAAATTCCCGCTTTTATTCGTCGCAAAATGAAGAAATAA